A genomic segment from Streptosporangium roseum DSM 43021 encodes:
- a CDS encoding response regulator transcription factor, which produces MATVLVVEDDDYVRSAIIQELSRRQHVVRSAGRALDALREIAQNPPDAVILDLGLPDLDGSEVLKMVRSISSVPVIVATARDNEAEIVRLLEAGADDYLVKPFSGDHLNARLDAVLRRARAAPPPSVLRIGGLTVDLNRREAAVDGVPLTLTRREFDLLAYLAARAERVVSRKELLTEVWQQSYGDDQTIDVHLSWLRRKLGESASAPRYLHTVRGVGVMLITPL; this is translated from the coding sequence ATGGCGACGGTTCTGGTGGTGGAAGACGACGACTACGTACGTTCCGCGATCATCCAGGAACTGAGCAGGCGCCAGCACGTCGTGCGCAGCGCGGGACGTGCCCTCGACGCGTTGCGGGAGATCGCCCAGAACCCCCCGGACGCGGTGATCCTCGATCTCGGCCTGCCCGACCTGGACGGGTCCGAGGTCCTGAAGATGGTCCGCAGCATCTCCAGCGTCCCGGTCATCGTGGCCACGGCCCGGGACAACGAGGCCGAGATCGTCCGCCTGCTGGAGGCCGGCGCGGACGACTACCTGGTCAAGCCGTTCTCCGGCGACCACCTGAACGCCCGGCTGGACGCCGTGCTGCGCCGGGCCCGGGCCGCACCCCCGCCCTCGGTGCTGCGCATCGGCGGGCTCACGGTGGATCTCAACCGGCGGGAGGCCGCCGTGGACGGCGTGCCGCTCACGCTGACCCGGCGGGAGTTCGACCTGCTGGCCTACCTCGCCGCCCGCGCCGAGCGGGTCGTCTCCCGCAAGGAGCTGCTTACCGAGGTCTGGCAGCAGTCCTACGGCGACGACCAGACCATCGACGTCCACCTGTCGTGGCTGCGGCGCAAGCTCGGCGAGAGCGCCTCCGCCCCCCGTTACCTGCACACCGTGCGCGGCGTCGGCGTCATGTTGATCACTCCCCTGTGA
- a CDS encoding DUF523 domain-containing protein gives MERILVSACLMGRKVRYDGAAKTSGDALLATWREEGRLVPFCPEVEGGLPVPRPAAEIEGGAGGAAVLAGAARVLATDGSDVTREFLAGAHAALAAARSCGARVAILKEGSPSCGSLAVYDGTFRGRRLPGSGVTTALLELHGIAVFAEDRVADAGVRLRELEEA, from the coding sequence GTGGAGAGGATCCTGGTCAGCGCCTGCCTGATGGGGCGGAAGGTCCGTTACGACGGAGCCGCCAAGACGAGCGGTGACGCGCTGCTGGCCACCTGGCGGGAGGAGGGACGGCTGGTCCCGTTCTGCCCGGAGGTCGAGGGCGGGCTGCCCGTCCCCCGCCCGGCCGCCGAGATCGAGGGCGGCGCCGGGGGCGCGGCGGTGCTCGCGGGGGCCGCCCGGGTGCTGGCCACCGACGGGAGCGACGTCACGCGGGAGTTCCTGGCCGGAGCCCACGCGGCCCTGGCCGCCGCCCGTTCCTGCGGTGCCAGGGTGGCGATCCTGAAGGAGGGCAGCCCCTCCTGCGGCAGCCTGGCCGTCTACGACGGCACCTTCCGCGGCCGCCGCCTGCCCGGCAGCGGCGTCACCACCGCCCTGCTCGAACTGCACGGCATCGCGGTGTTCGCCGAGGACCGCGTCGCCGACGCCGGAGTACGGCTGCGCGAGCTGGAGGAGGCTTAG